One region of Streptomyces davaonensis JCM 4913 genomic DNA includes:
- a CDS encoding ABC transporter substrate-binding protein, translating to MNRKTLVLPAVIGLLAPVLAACGSADGGSDGGDAIVVGTTDEFTTTKDDPAPLDPASAYDVGTWNILRQTVQTLMVQPRGQGEPVPEAAESCGFTDTGNERYSCTLREGLKFANGDAVTAADVKYSIDRALKIKAASGVFGLLSTVDTVETKGEREVIFHLKTADATFPYKLSTPVAGIVDPDAYAKDELRDGFEINGSGPYTFQAEASDNKLVKAVFTKNPNYQGALEVNNSKVELRSFADADAMSSAIDDGDIDLMTRTMTPEQIQRLSTASDSAVDLVEMSGLEIRYLAFNTDAPAVKSKAVRQAMAQVINRGELVSKVYGTQAEPLYSLVPASLTGHSNAFFNKYGEPSVGKARSVLEKAGITTPVTLTLHYTTDHYGAATEKEFELLKEQLNASGLFKVTTKGTAWDEFRPAEQKGEYEVYGMGWFPDFPDADNYLAPFLDKDNFLGSPYANSEIRNSLIPESRREADRQSAVGSLTDIQDIVAEDVPVIPLWQGKQYVAARDDVTGTAYALNSSSTLQLWELGRGVSG from the coding sequence ATGAACCGCAAGACTTTGGTGCTGCCGGCCGTCATCGGTCTGCTCGCCCCGGTTCTCGCCGCTTGTGGCAGTGCCGACGGCGGCAGTGACGGTGGGGACGCGATCGTCGTCGGTACCACGGACGAGTTCACGACCACCAAGGACGATCCGGCCCCGCTGGACCCGGCGTCGGCCTACGACGTCGGCACCTGGAACATCCTGCGCCAGACCGTGCAGACCCTGATGGTCCAGCCGCGCGGGCAGGGCGAGCCGGTCCCCGAGGCCGCCGAGAGCTGTGGATTCACCGACACCGGCAACGAGCGCTACTCCTGCACTCTGCGCGAGGGCCTGAAGTTCGCCAACGGCGACGCCGTCACCGCGGCCGATGTGAAGTACTCCATCGACCGCGCCCTCAAGATCAAGGCCGCCAGCGGCGTGTTCGGCCTGCTGTCCACCGTCGACACCGTCGAGACCAAGGGCGAGCGCGAGGTCATCTTCCATCTGAAGACCGCCGACGCCACCTTCCCGTACAAGCTGTCCACGCCGGTCGCCGGCATCGTCGACCCGGACGCCTACGCCAAGGACGAGCTGCGCGACGGCTTCGAGATCAACGGCTCGGGCCCGTACACCTTCCAGGCCGAGGCATCGGACAACAAGCTGGTCAAGGCCGTGTTCACCAAGAACCCCAACTACCAGGGCGCTCTTGAGGTGAACAACAGCAAGGTCGAGCTGCGCTCCTTCGCCGACGCCGACGCCATGAGCAGCGCCATCGACGACGGTGACATCGACCTGATGACCCGCACCATGACGCCCGAGCAGATCCAGCGGCTGTCCACCGCCTCCGACAGCGCGGTCGACCTCGTCGAGATGTCCGGCCTGGAGATCCGCTACCTGGCCTTCAACACCGACGCCCCCGCCGTGAAGAGCAAGGCCGTCCGCCAGGCGATGGCCCAGGTCATCAACCGCGGTGAACTCGTCTCCAAGGTCTACGGCACCCAGGCCGAGCCGCTGTACTCGCTGGTCCCGGCCAGCCTGACCGGCCACTCCAACGCGTTCTTCAACAAGTACGGCGAGCCCAGCGTCGGCAAGGCCAGGTCGGTGCTGGAGAAGGCGGGCATCACCACCCCGGTGACCCTGACCCTGCACTACACCACCGACCACTACGGTGCGGCCACCGAGAAGGAGTTCGAGCTGCTCAAGGAGCAGCTCAACGCCAGCGGCCTGTTCAAGGTCACCACCAAGGGCACCGCCTGGGACGAGTTCCGCCCCGCCGAGCAGAAGGGCGAGTACGAGGTCTACGGCATGGGCTGGTTCCCCGACTTCCCGGACGCCGACAACTACCTCGCGCCCTTCCTCGACAAGGACAACTTCCTCGGCTCGCCGTACGCGAACAGCGAGATCCGCAACTCCCTGATCCCGGAGTCCCGGCGCGAGGCCGACCGGCAGTCCGCCGTCGGCAGCCTGACCGACATCCAGGACATCGTCGCCGAGGACGTCCCCGTGATCCCGCTGTGGCAGGGCAAGCAGTACGTCGCCGCGCGTGACGACGTCACGGGCACCGCGTACGCGCTCAACTCGTCCTCCACCCTTCAGCTGTGGGAGCTCGGCCGTGGCGTGAGCGGCTGA
- a CDS encoding HAD family hydrolase gives MTSTVPAPVTRTAEGSALQAVLLDMDGTLVDTEGFWWDVEVEIFAGLGHALDDSWRHVVVGGPMSRSAGFLIEATGADVTLAELSVLLNQGFEERIGQALPLMPGAARLLAELAEYEIPTALVSASHRRIIDRVLTSLGPQHFALTVAGDEVPRTKPYPDPYLTAAAGLGVDPARCAVVEDTATGVAAAEAAGCHVVAVPSVATIAPAHRRTVVGSLEEVDLTFLRGLMTDAVR, from the coding sequence ATGACCAGCACGGTCCCCGCGCCCGTAACCCGTACGGCAGAAGGCTCAGCCCTCCAGGCCGTACTCCTCGACATGGACGGAACCCTGGTGGACACCGAGGGGTTCTGGTGGGACGTCGAGGTCGAGATCTTCGCCGGCCTCGGCCACGCCCTCGACGACTCCTGGCGCCATGTCGTGGTCGGCGGTCCCATGAGCCGCAGCGCGGGGTTCCTGATCGAGGCCACCGGCGCCGACGTCACCCTCGCCGAACTCAGCGTGCTCCTCAACCAGGGGTTCGAGGAGCGCATCGGGCAGGCCCTGCCGCTGATGCCGGGCGCCGCCCGGCTGCTGGCGGAGCTCGCCGAGTACGAGATCCCCACCGCCCTCGTCTCCGCCTCGCACCGGCGCATCATCGACCGCGTCCTGACCTCGCTGGGCCCGCAGCACTTCGCGCTGACGGTGGCCGGTGACGAGGTGCCGCGCACCAAGCCGTACCCCGACCCGTATCTGACCGCCGCGGCCGGACTCGGCGTGGATCCGGCCAGGTGCGCGGTGGTCGAGGACACCGCGACCGGTGTGGCGGCGGCCGAGGCGGCCGGCTGCCATGTGGTCGCCGTGCCCTCGGTGGCCACCATCGCCCCGGCCCACCGGCGGACCGTGGTCGGCTCGCTGGAAGAGGTGGACCTGACATTTCTGCGCGGTCTGATGACGGACGCGGTCCGATGA
- the metH gene encoding methionine synthase — MASLPQTPSADSRTRVSALREALATRVVVADGAMGTMLQAQDPTLEDFENLEGCNEILNLTRPDIVRSVHEAYFDAGVDCVETNTFGANYAAMAEYDIPERVFELSEAGARIARETADAFAARDGRQRWVLGSIGPGTKLPTLGHIGYTTIRDAFQQNAEGLITGGADALIVETTQDLLQTKAAVIGAQRARQLSGLDLPIIVSVTVETTGTMLLGSEIGAALTALEPLGIDMIGMNCATGPAEMSEHLRYLARHSRIPLSCMPNAGLPVLGKDGASYPLTAPELADAHETFVRDYGLSLVGGCCGTTPEHLRQLVERVRDVTPVERDPRPEPGAASLYQTVPFRQDTSYLAIGERTNANGSKKFREAMLQARWDDCVEMAREQIREGAHMLDLCVDYVGRDGVADMEELAGRFATASTLPIVLDSTEVDVIRAGLEKLGGRAVINSVNYEDGDGPESRFAKVTQLAQEHGAALIALTIDEEGQARTPEKKVEIAERLIDDLTGNWGIHESDILIDTLTFTICTGQEESRKDGIATIEAIRELKRRHPDVQTTLGLSNISFGLNPAARILLNSVFLDECVKAGLDSAIVHASKILPIARFSEEEVQTALDLIHDRRAEGYDPLQKLMALFEGATAKSLKAGKAEELAALPLEERLKRRIIDGERNGLEADLDEALKSRPALDIVNETLLDGMKVVGELFGSGQMQLPFVLQSAEVMKAAVAHLEPHMEKSDAEGKGTIVLATVRGDVHDIGKNLVDIILSNNGYNVVNLGIKQPVSAILDAAEEHKADVIGMSGLLVKSTVIMKENLEELNQRGLATDYPVILGGAALTRAYVEQDLHELYEGEVRYARDAFEGLRLMDALIGVKRGVPGAQLPELKQRRVRAAAQVAVEERPEEGHVRSDVATDNPVPTPPFFGTRVIKGIQLKEYASWLDEGALFKGQWGLKQARTGDGPTYEELVETEGRPRLRGLLDRLQTENLLEAAVVHGYFPCVSKDDDLIILDEQGNERTRFTFPRQRRGRRLCLADFFRPEESGETDVVGLQVVTVGSRIGEETAKLFEANSYRDYLELHGLSVQLAEALAEYWHARVRSELGFAGEDPTDVEDMFALKYRGARFSLGYGACPDLEDRAKIAELLQPERIGVHLSEEFQLHPEQSTDAIVIHHPEAKYFNAR, encoded by the coding sequence ATGGCCTCGTTGCCACAGACCCCTTCCGCCGACAGCCGGACCCGTGTGTCCGCACTCCGCGAGGCGCTCGCCACCCGGGTGGTGGTCGCCGACGGAGCCATGGGCACCATGCTCCAGGCCCAGGACCCCACTCTCGAGGACTTCGAGAACCTCGAGGGCTGCAACGAGATCCTGAACCTGACCCGGCCCGACATCGTCCGCTCCGTCCATGAGGCGTACTTCGACGCCGGCGTGGACTGCGTCGAGACCAACACCTTCGGCGCCAACTATGCGGCGATGGCCGAGTACGACATCCCCGAGCGCGTCTTCGAGCTGTCCGAGGCGGGCGCCCGTATCGCCCGCGAGACGGCCGACGCCTTCGCCGCCCGCGACGGCCGGCAGCGCTGGGTCCTCGGCTCCATCGGCCCCGGCACCAAGCTGCCCACGCTCGGGCACATCGGCTACACCACGATCCGGGACGCCTTCCAGCAGAACGCCGAGGGCCTGATCACCGGCGGCGCCGACGCGCTGATCGTGGAGACCACCCAGGACCTGCTCCAGACGAAGGCGGCCGTCATCGGCGCCCAGCGCGCCCGGCAGCTGTCCGGCCTCGACCTGCCGATCATCGTCTCCGTCACCGTCGAGACCACCGGCACCATGCTGCTCGGCTCCGAGATCGGCGCCGCGCTCACCGCGCTGGAGCCGCTCGGCATCGACATGATCGGCATGAACTGCGCGACCGGCCCCGCGGAGATGAGCGAGCACCTGCGCTATCTCGCCCGGCACTCCCGCATCCCGCTGTCCTGCATGCCGAACGCGGGCCTCCCGGTCCTCGGCAAGGACGGCGCCAGCTACCCGCTGACAGCGCCGGAGCTGGCCGACGCCCACGAGACCTTCGTCCGCGACTACGGCCTCTCCCTGGTCGGCGGCTGCTGCGGCACCACGCCCGAGCATCTGCGTCAACTGGTCGAGCGGGTCCGCGATGTCACCCCCGTCGAGCGCGACCCCCGCCCCGAGCCCGGCGCCGCCTCCCTCTACCAGACGGTCCCCTTCCGCCAGGACACCTCCTACCTGGCGATCGGCGAGCGGACCAACGCCAACGGCTCCAAGAAGTTCCGCGAGGCCATGCTTCAGGCCCGCTGGGACGACTGCGTCGAGATGGCCCGCGAGCAGATCCGCGAGGGCGCGCACATGCTCGACCTGTGCGTGGACTACGTCGGCCGCGACGGCGTCGCCGACATGGAGGAGCTGGCCGGCCGCTTCGCCACCGCCTCCACCCTGCCGATCGTGCTGGACTCCACCGAGGTCGACGTCATCCGGGCGGGCCTGGAGAAGCTCGGCGGACGCGCGGTGATCAACTCCGTGAACTACGAGGACGGCGACGGCCCCGAGTCCCGGTTCGCCAAGGTCACCCAGCTCGCCCAGGAGCACGGCGCAGCCCTGATCGCGCTGACCATCGACGAGGAGGGCCAGGCCCGTACCCCGGAGAAGAAGGTCGAGATCGCCGAGCGGCTGATCGACGACCTGACCGGTAACTGGGGCATCCACGAGTCCGACATCCTCATCGACACCCTGACCTTCACGATCTGTACCGGTCAGGAGGAGTCCCGCAAGGACGGCATCGCCACCATCGAGGCGATCCGCGAGCTCAAGCGCCGCCACCCGGACGTCCAGACCACCCTCGGTCTGTCCAACATCTCCTTCGGCCTCAACCCGGCCGCCCGCATCCTGCTGAACTCCGTCTTCCTCGACGAGTGCGTCAAGGCGGGCCTGGACTCGGCGATCGTGCACGCCTCCAAGATCCTGCCGATCGCCCGCTTCAGCGAGGAGGAGGTGCAGACGGCCCTCGACCTCATCCACGACCGCCGCGCCGAGGGCTACGACCCGCTCCAGAAGCTGATGGCCCTGTTCGAGGGCGCCACCGCGAAGTCGCTGAAGGCGGGCAAGGCCGAGGAGCTGGCCGCGCTGCCGCTGGAGGAGCGCCTCAAGCGCCGCATCATCGACGGCGAGCGCAACGGCCTGGAGGCCGACCTCGACGAGGCCCTCAAGTCCCGGCCCGCCCTCGACATCGTCAACGAGACACTCCTGGACGGCATGAAGGTGGTCGGCGAGCTGTTCGGCTCCGGCCAGATGCAGCTGCCGTTCGTCCTCCAGTCCGCCGAGGTGATGAAGGCCGCCGTCGCCCACCTCGAACCGCACATGGAGAAGTCCGACGCCGAGGGCAAGGGCACCATCGTGCTGGCCACGGTGCGCGGCGACGTCCACGACATCGGCAAGAACCTCGTCGACATCATCCTGTCCAACAACGGCTACAACGTCGTCAACCTCGGCATCAAGCAGCCGGTCTCCGCGATCCTGGACGCCGCCGAGGAGCACAAGGCCGATGTCATCGGCATGTCCGGGCTCCTGGTCAAGTCCACGGTGATCATGAAGGAGAACCTGGAGGAGCTCAACCAGCGCGGCCTCGCGACGGATTACCCCGTCATCCTCGGCGGCGCCGCCCTCACCCGGGCCTACGTCGAGCAGGACCTGCACGAGCTGTACGAGGGCGAAGTCCGCTACGCCCGCGACGCGTTCGAGGGCCTGCGCCTGATGGACGCCCTCATCGGCGTCAAGCGGGGCGTGCCCGGAGCGCAGTTGCCCGAGCTGAAGCAGCGCCGGGTCCGGGCCGCGGCGCAAGTGGCGGTCGAGGAACGCCCGGAGGAGGGCCACGTCCGCTCCGACGTCGCCACCGACAACCCCGTGCCCACCCCGCCCTTCTTCGGCACCCGCGTCATCAAGGGCATCCAGCTCAAGGAGTACGCCTCCTGGCTGGACGAGGGCGCCCTGTTCAAGGGCCAGTGGGGGCTGAAGCAGGCCCGCACCGGCGACGGGCCCACCTACGAGGAGCTGGTGGAGACCGAGGGCCGCCCGCGACTGCGCGGGCTGCTGGACCGGCTCCAGACGGAGAACCTCCTCGAAGCGGCCGTCGTCCACGGCTACTTCCCCTGTGTGTCCAAGGACGACGACCTGATCATCCTGGACGAGCAGGGCAACGAGCGCACCCGCTTCACCTTCCCCCGCCAGCGCCGCGGCCGCCGGCTGTGCCTGGCCGACTTCTTCCGCCCGGAGGAGTCCGGCGAGACCGATGTCGTCGGCCTCCAGGTCGTCACCGTCGGCTCCCGCATCGGCGAGGAGACGGCGAAGCTCTTCGAGGCCAACTCCTACCGCGACTACCTGGAACTGCACGGTCTGTCCGTGCAGTTGGCGGAGGCGCTCGCCGAGTACTGGCACGCGCGCGTCCGTTCGGAGCTGGGCTTCGCCGGCGAGGACCCCACCGACGTCGAGGACATGTTCGCCCTGAAGTACCGGGGCGCCCGCTTCTCGCTCGGCTACGGCGCCTGCCCCGACCTGGAGGACCGCGCCAAGATCGCCGAGCTGCTCCAGCCCGAGCGCATCGGCGTCCACCTGTCCGAGGAGTTTCAGCTGCACCCCGAGCAGTCCACGGACGCCATCGTGATCCACCACCCGGAGGCGAAGTACTTCAACGCGCGCTGA
- a CDS encoding ABC transporter substrate-binding protein, translating to MNMRNQWPVLPVVAGLASGLLTGCGTETGGSANDGSAVVVGMSDDVLATDPASGYDPGSWLLFNNVFQSLLSFPKGGTDPEPDAAESCAFTDTRTTVYKCTLKDGLKFSNGDSLTSQDVKFSFDRMLKINDDAGPAIMFPMLDKVEAPDEKTVVFRLNTADATFPSKIASGAGSIVDHTQYDANGLRKDGKAVGSGPYKLDSFGDDEAVFSVNEHYKGTADVQNSGVTMKFFSGDRAALKTALLEGEVDIAYRGLSAADIAETERADDSSSSGIEIVDGTGAEVQHLVFNMDDPVAGQLGVRKAIAYLVDREALIEDVYKGTATPLYSIIPAGIGGHNTAFFDTYGARPSKAKAEAALQADGITDKVKLTLWSTPSRYGPATDQELKAIAGQLNDSGLFDADVKSVDYEQYEQDIAEGKYGVYVKGWIPDYPDADNFTSPFFGEGNVLGNNYSNDSITGTLIPRTGAQSDRTATDDDYGRLQDIVAEELPVLPIWQAKQYAVVRDDVYGLEYCLDASTVFRFWELSKG from the coding sequence GTGAACATGCGCAACCAGTGGCCGGTCCTGCCCGTAGTGGCGGGGCTGGCCTCCGGCCTGCTGACCGGCTGCGGCACGGAGACCGGCGGCTCCGCGAACGACGGATCCGCCGTCGTGGTGGGGATGTCCGACGACGTCCTCGCCACCGACCCGGCGTCCGGCTACGACCCGGGCTCTTGGCTGTTGTTCAACAACGTCTTCCAGTCCCTGCTCAGCTTCCCCAAGGGCGGCACCGACCCCGAGCCGGACGCCGCCGAGTCCTGCGCGTTCACCGACACCCGGACCACGGTGTACAAGTGCACGCTGAAGGACGGCCTCAAGTTCAGCAACGGTGACTCGCTCACCTCGCAGGACGTGAAGTTCTCCTTCGACCGCATGCTGAAGATCAACGACGACGCCGGTCCCGCGATCATGTTCCCCATGCTGGACAAGGTCGAGGCCCCGGACGAGAAGACGGTCGTCTTCCGGCTGAACACCGCGGACGCCACCTTCCCGAGCAAGATCGCCTCGGGCGCCGGCTCCATCGTCGACCACACCCAGTACGACGCGAACGGTCTGCGCAAGGACGGCAAAGCGGTCGGCTCCGGCCCCTACAAGCTGGACTCCTTCGGCGACGACGAGGCCGTCTTCTCCGTCAACGAGCACTACAAGGGCACCGCCGATGTCCAGAACTCCGGCGTGACCATGAAGTTCTTCAGCGGCGACCGCGCCGCCCTGAAGACCGCGCTGCTCGAGGGCGAGGTGGACATCGCCTACCGAGGTCTGAGCGCCGCCGACATCGCCGAGACCGAGCGGGCCGACGACAGCTCCAGCTCCGGCATCGAGATCGTCGACGGCACCGGCGCCGAGGTGCAGCACCTGGTCTTCAACATGGACGACCCGGTGGCCGGACAGCTCGGCGTCCGCAAGGCCATCGCCTACCTCGTCGACCGCGAAGCCCTGATCGAGGACGTCTACAAGGGCACCGCGACCCCCCTGTACTCGATCATCCCGGCGGGCATCGGCGGCCACAACACCGCCTTCTTCGACACCTACGGCGCCCGCCCCTCCAAGGCCAAGGCCGAGGCGGCGCTTCAGGCCGACGGCATCACCGACAAGGTGAAGCTGACCCTCTGGTCCACCCCGTCGCGCTACGGCCCGGCCACCGACCAGGAGCTGAAGGCCATCGCCGGCCAGCTCAACGACAGCGGCCTGTTCGACGCCGACGTCAAGTCGGTCGACTACGAGCAGTACGAGCAGGACATCGCCGAGGGCAAGTACGGCGTGTACGTGAAGGGCTGGATTCCGGACTACCCGGACGCCGACAACTTCACCTCGCCCTTCTTCGGCGAGGGCAACGTGCTGGGCAACAACTACAGCAACGACTCCATCACCGGCACGCTGATCCCGCGCACGGGCGCCCAGAGCGACCGCACCGCGACGGACGACGACTACGGCCGGCTCCAGGACATCGTGGCCGAGGAGCTGCCCG